From the genome of Carassius gibelio isolate Cgi1373 ecotype wild population from Czech Republic chromosome A16, carGib1.2-hapl.c, whole genome shotgun sequence, one region includes:
- the LOC128031187 gene encoding synapse differentiation-inducing gene protein 1-like — translation MDPSQSFNQPPGAWDSSEKSAMLHPSAPPLANQDNLAGYPPSFQFPQGPYTQGPYPGQTVVVAQPGVFVTVAPLANPLPDYLGYSVFTMLCCCFPLGIAALVFSCSTRNANFSGQRELAEKNSKTTLILNHAALGVGLVFIVLLIIINVLAMTS, via the exons ATGGATCCCAGCCAGTCTTTCAATCAGCCTCCAGGAGCCTGGGATTCATCTGAGAAATCAGCAATGTTGCATCCTTCAGCACCACCACTAGCAAACCAGGACAATCTTGCTGGATATCCTCCCTCCTTCCAGTTCCCCCAAGGCCCCTACACCCAGGGACCGTATCCAGGACAAACTGTGGTTGTTGCACAGCCTGGAGTTTTTGTGACCGTTGCTCCACTGGCCAATCCATTGCCGGATTACTTGGGCTACTCCGTCTTTACCATGCTGTGCTGCTGTTTTCCTCTGGGCATTGCTGCGCTGGTTTTCTCCTGCTCT ACTCGAAACGCCAACTTCTCAGGACAGCGAGAATTAGCAGAGAAGAACTCCAAAACGACACTCATCCTGAATCATGCCGCCCTCGGTGTTGGCCTCGTTTTCATTGTACTgttgattatcatcaatgttttaGCTATGACTTCATAA